In a single window of the Methylococcus sp. Mc7 genome:
- a CDS encoding DapH/DapD/GlmU-related protein: MSLLTRDIEFFYQQHGAGRPLNLPLRLWSIAGSSGLKLLCSHRLDHWLLGKRQAPDGVKWLWLPLVIVSGLIKLVIKLYSKSEIGNDCEIEGGVIFSDQGNIIFGARKVGSGSVIGTRVTVGMSHADKGRPEIGRNVWIGSDCVVYGTVSIGDGATLLPGTVLTKTIPPGVVMQGNPARLLVRNFDNTELRLQADIDAVSLVNQQRSS; this comes from the coding sequence ATGAGTTTGTTGACCAGAGATATCGAGTTTTTCTATCAACAGCATGGTGCTGGGCGACCGCTCAATTTGCCATTGCGGTTATGGTCAATTGCCGGTTCCTCCGGTTTGAAGTTATTGTGCAGCCATCGTCTTGATCATTGGTTGCTGGGTAAACGCCAAGCGCCTGACGGAGTCAAGTGGCTCTGGCTGCCGCTGGTGATTGTTTCCGGCTTGATCAAACTGGTGATCAAGCTATACAGCAAAAGCGAGATTGGCAACGACTGCGAAATCGAAGGGGGCGTTATTTTTTCCGATCAGGGCAATATCATTTTTGGGGCGAGAAAAGTCGGCTCTGGCTCAGTGATCGGTACGCGAGTGACGGTAGGTATGAGTCATGCTGACAAGGGCCGGCCGGAAATTGGCCGTAATGTCTGGATCGGCTCTGATTGCGTGGTGTACGGCACTGTCAGTATCGGCGACGGTGCCACCTTGCTGCCGGGTACCGTGCTGACCAAGACGATTCCGCCCGGTGTTGTCATGCAGGGCAATCCGGCGCGTTTGCTGGTGCGGAATTTTGATAACACTGAACTTAGGTTGCAAGCCGATATTGATGCGGTTAGCTTGGTCAACCAACAGCGGAGCAGTTGA
- a CDS encoding SGNH/GDSL hydrolase family protein → MLNRNVYGGWLLLAWLMPALPVHAQAKSEEITMTNTAQLKASALQGLQNKLVVFGHQSIGDNLVNGLQRLAEQADVKLAIQEQRTASASKGVSHFYIGENGNPASKIQDFAATIDAGAGQGADLALMKLCYADFNATSDGRQLATNYIDSLEALAKRHPQTAFVAVTAPLMAAQTGPKAWIKRFLGRQPSGYLDNVRRAEFNAMLRDKYQSSGRLFDLARLESQASASSCTVSVDGQVVEALCPEFTDDGGHLNERGQAMMASAFLNFVSSFSAK, encoded by the coding sequence ATGCTGAATAGAAATGTCTATGGCGGTTGGTTATTGCTAGCCTGGTTGATGCCTGCTTTGCCTGTTCATGCCCAAGCCAAATCGGAAGAAATAACTATGACTAATACCGCGCAACTTAAAGCTTCAGCCTTGCAGGGTTTGCAAAACAAACTGGTGGTATTCGGTCATCAATCGATAGGTGACAATTTGGTCAATGGGCTGCAACGTTTGGCCGAGCAGGCGGATGTCAAACTTGCCATTCAGGAACAACGCACGGCATCAGCCAGCAAGGGCGTCAGCCATTTTTATATTGGTGAGAATGGCAATCCCGCCTCAAAAATTCAGGATTTTGCCGCCACCATTGATGCCGGGGCTGGTCAAGGTGCGGACTTGGCGTTGATGAAGCTGTGTTATGCCGATTTCAATGCCACTAGCGATGGCCGTCAACTGGCGACAAATTATATTGATAGCCTTGAAGCGCTTGCCAAACGTCATCCGCAAACCGCCTTTGTCGCGGTCACTGCGCCGTTGATGGCAGCGCAAACTGGGCCAAAAGCCTGGATTAAACGTTTCCTTGGTCGGCAACCTAGCGGCTATCTGGATAATGTTCGCCGCGCAGAATTCAATGCCATGCTGCGCGACAAATATCAGAGCAGCGGGCGTTTATTTGACTTGGCTCGCCTGGAAAGCCAGGCATCCGCCAGCTCATGCACGGTGTCGGTAGATGGGCAGGTGGTTGAAGCCTTGTGTCCTGAATTCACGGATGATGGCGGCCATCTAAATGAGCGGGGCCAAGCCATGATGGCCAGTGCGTTTCTAAATTTTGTCAGCTCGTTTTCGGCTAAATAG
- a CDS encoding serine O-acetyltransferase, protein MFDNICADAMRVHRAHRNTDCLGLGDFLYALWMNYGLQALVIYRFGRWLHNLSQQPWGWIAAGLGYPLFWLSALLVRKAYGIDLAQTADIAPGFYINHFGGVVVRHCRIGQRCNIQQQVKLGTENAGEQQLVIGNSVYIGAHAKICAAVTIGDEATIGAGAVVTQDIPARCLVLGDPARIVQSNYDSIITN, encoded by the coding sequence GTGTTCGACAATATTTGTGCCGATGCGATGCGGGTACATCGGGCGCATCGAAACACTGACTGCTTGGGGTTGGGGGATTTTCTCTACGCGCTGTGGATGAATTACGGTTTGCAGGCTCTGGTCATTTATCGCTTTGGGCGTTGGCTGCACAACTTATCTCAACAGCCTTGGGGCTGGATAGCGGCAGGTCTGGGCTATCCGCTGTTCTGGTTGTCCGCGCTGTTGGTGCGTAAAGCCTATGGCATTGATTTGGCACAAACTGCCGACATTGCTCCCGGTTTTTACATCAATCATTTTGGCGGTGTGGTAGTCAGGCATTGCCGAATTGGCCAGCGCTGCAACATTCAGCAACAGGTTAAGCTGGGAACTGAAAATGCCGGTGAGCAGCAACTTGTGATTGGTAATAGCGTTTATATTGGTGCACATGCCAAGATTTGTGCGGCGGTGACGATTGGTGACGAGGCAACTATCGGCGCTGGCGCGGTGGTGACGCAGGATATTCCTGCGCGTTGTTTGGTGTTGGGTGATCCGGCCCGCATCGTTCAGAGCAATTACGATTCGATCATTACAAATTAG